A window of Metopolophium dirhodum isolate CAU chromosome 6, ASM1992520v1, whole genome shotgun sequence genomic DNA:
taaataaatgtacaaacaaaTAACCGATAGCGTGGCAATagattgtaatttttcataaataaagttgatttttttgttttaattgttttaaatagacaaatgtatattataataatataattatacatgtacAATTGACTAATTATTGATcagaaatttaaatgtataaatcaaaaatatttcatttgtcatCTATTGGGCACTACCCATATCAGATATTTTTGTTGACAGAAATAACAGTTAAAATACACATCACTTACATGAGGCTAGACAAAATGCTGTTAAAATGAATTTTAGTAAGAtatgcatattaaaataaaaaataacagaacAATATAGctgtttatttaatatcattcaaaaaaaattaacacatattttaaacatcgtGCACAAGAGAATCGAGAATAATGAATACTAAACTACAATTCAacaggtaatattatagttataatacatttaattttgactTCATTTGAGAACTTGAGATATGAGTTAATGCGTACAGTAATGATTACATCCTTGGACCTTGGAgttctaacaaaaaaaatgtagttggGCAGTCGTGGGTACGccctaaaaaaaatagttgtcaACTAGTTCTTCCGTAAACTAGTTCCCCTTATCAgcttgaaacattttttatttttctcatctTTTGACTTCTGACATCTAAAAGacaaagttattacttattaggtaccttGTGGCTTGTACCTCAGAACAAAACCTACTTGTACCtaccttaataattatattatgaatcattatttaagatgtatttttgaattattaagaaAACGTTAACATTGGTCGGGAGTAGCGTCGCTACCTTAGTAGTAGCCATGTTTCGTACTCTGCCATAATatttttgactaaaaatattcaaatgctACAAGGCCTTTGACCTAGCCATGACGtaatgtatcaataatattaaaataatatcatataataagaACTCAGTCAGACCAGCCgtcaatttaaattgtatatatttgtaattataattataaactttattttatatgatttatgtgtattgtatacactgaactgtataataataattatacagttcAGTGATTGTATACTATTGTGACATTGTGATATTatgaattagttttaaattataataaattcaacaatGGCTCAAGTATTTAATATCAACAACACCCCTTAGAAAAAAGTTTATCTAAGTGTATACCGATAccattgttaatttatttgcaCAAAgcaataagtttataacattaaaataaaagaaaatgtagtagctatcaataatttatttatgtaaaatgtatgttcCTATTACCTATACGCATATTTGGTGCCTCAACTAGAATAAAATAGGAGTAGCCACTAgctagtataaaaaaaagtttaaaatagtttaaagcGTCTGAAAATGTGTTTTTACGCAAATTGATAAGGTAAAAATTTCAAGCTCCCTCGAGGATCCTATGAGCGAATCTCGGAAAAAAAAATCCCcgggaataaaaatataacataaacgtttatatgtatatgcaaaGAGCAAAGGCAAACGAAGACTAAAAATTGAGTACtcacacataaaatattgaatggcattatttttacataaatatttgtgtaagtataatattataccttggtGCAATTTTTACTTCGCTCATGGTcggtcgtatactcgtataatgtATGCGTAAAtccaagataatataatatatgacgcgCACCGTCACCGGTTCGAACCTCGGCCATGGGCAGCTTttctcttcgggcagtcacaGTGTCTGAAGAGACAGGACGCTATCCTCCACCTAACCGGagatggtaggtacctacgcggGTGCCTACtggaaaattctgccaaactaaaaacACATGTGttttaaacctacagtaccctcacCCCCaaagttaaaaaccacccaatagTCTAGGTTGCagccgcgggttaattaatgaaaaaaaatatatatataatttatcagaaTGTGTCGTTGCTGAATTCGTCTGACCTGAACGGCCGATTATGATTAGCTTTcactacataattatattatagctgcaCTTGTCAgcgaaacctttttttttactatatttatttcgGTCTAAAACGCGTAGATGTTttcaactaatattaatattgtacatctTAGAGTCTAAGACTTAGACCATCGTAAACACATACTGATCTGGAATTTGTATTTTGTGGACAAACAAATTCAAGGCCGTATCCAGACATTTTTttcgggggggaggggggtccaaaacatgtatattgtaattttattgaatttaggttttgatatttggttaaaaataagatattgaAAAAGTTTCGAACTGGACCCCCCCTCAGATACGGCCTTAAACGAATTCAAACCAACACACTCGCACAGACACCGCAAGATGCTTGTATTATATTCGCAGCTCGTGCCGGACTAGATGATAGATAAATATAAGTTTGTGTCGAGAAGTATAAATGCAGCTAAAAGAAACCTGGAAACATaaatcatacaaattacattttctagcttatttaatcaacaaattaaattgtattgacattcatagaaaaaaaacttaaaaaaattagaaactaaaaatgtccgttgaCAGTTCAAaaccaatcaaaatattttgaacacttttcgtgtatacaaaatgctaatataaacaaccagtgaaaatttcatgtatatatggaaatttgttttagagttacaccaaaatcgattttgagtaaaaattcccgtttttccttaatttgtaccTATGTTGTTTTTTccagtgcttttgaaaactattgggaattttaaccaaaaattagtaaaaataaaaaaatatattgtaaaatcaatacattcgtcgcTCCGGGCTAAAATGCACTTTACCGCGTGcccctcaatttttttttttttacaagacgTAGTTTTTAACGATTTATTAGTGACCGAAGTTGGCAGGCGAAGGGAGCCACTCAATCTACTCATGACAAAATATACTTTGGCAATCGAGTCTATAGCGGACCCGGCGGCAGGCGACGGGAGGTCCCTCGAGAGTCGAGTTTGAATATACCAAAGCCACTTGTGTACTTAACTAACAAGGCTCAGTTTACTTGTTAGGTTATTATCCGCCTGCCCGTAAATCAAAATTCATTATAGGCACTGTGCGTGGCAGTAAAGTAGTGTTGCGCACATGCGTTTAAACGTGAAATCGCGAACTTTGGAaggctataactttaaaaataatggtttccgCAAAAAATGCTAACAGTTTCGAAATCAGCGTTGAAAAAcacgtatttttaaaaacaattttgaaattcgtGAGGTGCATGGTAAAGTGCATTTGTTCTTTCAATTTTAAGAAGTGTTTgctcaaaatttgaattttcggGATTTAACAGCCTTTGAACAGAAAAtagtttatcaaaaaaaacttttgaataattttattttttttttttaatgtaataaatgaGTAATGACGCTAACTGGCAAGTAAGTCTGTAGTAGGTATAAACAAgttttcgaataataaaatCCCATTTACTACATCTTTGAAGTTgtatttcaatgatataataattgaatactgCGGTATAAATGTAACCTTAAAACCCCggtgaaatattaaaaagtagccAATCGTGGTCGAAATTGCTCAGTTTTTAGATAATGTGATATAATGATAGGATGATACCAATCTTGAATGTATCGGCATGTTTTGTATTGCTCGAATGtacggttttaaattttaattttttaacggttgagtgtaatacaattttattaaaataatagttatgaattaaacttattataaagattctgtttattgtttgaaattacaaaaaaatattgttaaagaaAAATATCACAACAAGTCATTAACTTCAAACTATAAAGAAATGTTCTGTTGAATTAAGTTACAAAAAACCGACAGAATGACGTccaattcaaacatttttttagcgaGGACATTTAAATCTACACTCAGTTCTTTATTATTCACGTATGTAATAGCATTCTTATTATCACTTCGGTCGATTCTCAGCTTCACATTCAACTTGTATTCTTTATTGTACGTGCCGGCAGTATTTTTAGCTGTTTTATTGTTCATTATAACCAGCTCACGCAGATATGTGAGAACAGATTTGCCTTGTACAAACCGCTTTAGCAAAATTGTCAAAGGATTATCAATTCAAACCGTATTACCGGCAGCCTTGATTTCGGTCAGTGCATGGTTTCTGTCCAGTATAAATCCATTCTGTCAAGATGAAAAAATTTGGATTTTACTCAATGTTGGATGTGCTCTCGCTGGCGTTTTATTCCATTATGAAAATGTTTACTTTGAACAAGACTTTCACTTTCCGATCAttcaaactacaaaatattcaatgtttATGTCTAAACTTTCggagattttatttaaatcgttaaaaaaatcatttttatatctatttttcatatttattccGTTATATGTAATTGAACCAAAATTGTGttctaatgtttatttttttatgattctatGGTTTTCAATATCATTAGTCTTACACTTGTTTTATTCATTTGAGcacattatattcttaaatatgaCTGAACGTGTTGTATTTCCAATTGTGACGATAAATCAAGACAATAATTGTTTACTTAATGCTTTGAATGTTGataataagattataaaatcattagCTCTCTATGATCTTTATCAAGCTACAATTAAAGATGcagaaagaaggaaagaaataTTTAGCTTAAGTTTTGCGGGAAGTGTTCCTCAGAGTTGGAAAACTATATTTAACTAttgtataaataacataaaatccACCATAGGAGACATGAAAAATTTAGTCAACCATGTACCACTCAAGTTAATCAGTCGACGCAATATAACCAATGCCagattaatacatattaatggTAGTGTCATTAGCAAACCATCAGAAGAAAATGTAAATCAACatagcatatttttatatttttttgaaaagttcTGGCTGTATAACTACTTTTTTGGACCATtggataaagataaattattagaaGAATTTGAAGCAACAGTTTGGTGCTGTTATATACTTTCAAATTTGGCTGTAGTTTCATTAAAGGAGGACGAGTATGGTATAGTCAGAGAACAACTCGGGCAAATTGTTAGCACTATTTTAGATCTAAAAAATCAACTGGACGTCCAACAAAGAAATTTTAACAACcgaaataccaaaaaaattgaatacttgAAAACACACGTTAAGACTTGTGCTGTGATGCTAGCATTGAATTTTGGTATGTACGCCAATGATATTGGATTAGATGAAACTCAGTTGCatagctttaaaaaaataataatacagttaaataattgttaacattattctatgtaaaaattaaaaatgttttgtactattttcttaatattttttttatcatgtctCAGTGATGCAGTTATGgactatttaagtatttaaatgtattatattgttttgtaaatatcaTATTCTTGTAATGTTTTcacaattatgttataaatataatacatttttactttattgagtgaagtaaatagtaaaacttattccaaatgtatttatttgagtatcataatcataatataataataatgttaaataaaaaatattgttacataattaaGAAGTCGCatcagtaaaataaatattagtcttGTATGACAACTAATTTTACTGTAACAAGTcttgttataacatattaacataatatttatattttaaatgaatctcCTTTCGTCATTCCtggttgttgtataatatatgatcctGCATTAATTCCCGCTTCTATACAGGTTTTAATTGgatattccaaaatatatttgCTGATAAAacctaagaaaaaaatatttttaaaaatacttatataaaaataaactaaatttttttgtttatcaaaacTAATCTTACCACCAATAAATGCATCACCAGCACCATTTGAATCAACAATATTACTTATTGGAATTTTAGGCACTGGATATTGTGTGATAACTCCatctaagaaataaaaaataaaaataattttttcagttttccataatttattaaaaatctggATTTAATGACCACACATACATTGcatgacaaatttaatttaaatatatacctttaGCAACGAGGACTGGTTTTTCACCTTgagttataataactaaacgATGTCCATCATTTTCTATATCAAAAGTACTTAATTTACATGCAATTTCCTCAATGTTAGTTAAATTCCATTTTTGTCCGTCAGAAAATGCTTTGGcttcctaaaataaaataaacattttattagaattaagtTAAAGCTGAATTAAATGCTACTAACTTCATCATTTCCCActacaatagtaacataacgaAAAATTGACATAACTGAATccatataaaattgataaataaacgGAGCActcatattgaataaaaatggaCACTTTCGTTCAAAAGCAATCTTAGCAATTCTTTGAACAGCTTTTACATTGACTTGTAAGAaaaaaccctaaaaaaaaatttataatttcaccaTTAGTTAGAAGTTATGCTTAGAATACAATTCAATAATGAAATACTTAAATAAGctaggtaaattatatataacaatattatttttaatatttatatttaattgtacacaaggggggggggggggggcagtaacccaagtaaaatttataatttgtaaaaaatcacAAACTGCAATAAAATGGACTGGAAACTGCGGATTTAAACATTGTTTGTTAGTAGAATGAAGACACCTTGTTAGATTTAAACTTAACAGTTATGAACTTAAGTAAACTAAATttgatatgattatatatttttgtttaaaataaaataaggtatattcaaattgttgccagtgaaaatgtatatttatcttTTGGCCCTTGACATCAAAAAGGTTGCCGACCTcagttatacaaaattaaaacttgaaCAATACGAGAAATTTTGTTtaagttaatagatttttttattacaattatttttaatttataatataatctatacttCGTTTCACAAGAGAACGTACATATTTTTTCGTTCATCGCTGCATATCCCCCACCATTTTTGTCTGTTTGGTCGGCAGTCGGCAAAGACTCCTCGCATACGTAGCCGCTAAGTGGTAAAGAGTGGAAGAAATTTGGTACATGTACGTTCTCTCGTGGAATGGAGTATATTAGTGTTacaactaacaaaatatataaaatcaaatattaaattaaagcttTGTAATCCTAAATTGAACTTACTGTAACTAAGTAGAATTTTGCATTTTCAACTATAGCTTTATTTTCAGGAACATCCAAATGGCCTTCAGTAAAAGTCTCTGCAGCTGATAAATTAGCACACAAAGATCTATCTTTGCCATTATTGGTAACAATAACTGCACAGGTGcctgaataaaatgtttaaatatatttattttccacaTAACTTCcagaagttaaaaataataattaaatatttaccagTGGGTTTTTCCGAAGAGTATTGATATTTAACATCAACTCCCTCACTGTTAGCTTTAAGTTTCAAAATTTCACTGTATTTATCTTTACCAACCGCACCAAAAAACACAGTTATGTTAGGTTTTTCCAAAGTCCACTaaatagtcattttttttttttaataataagaataaaaatgataatgtaCATTGGATAAGCATTAATAATACCTGAGCGACCCTTAAAGAATTTTGAGCTGAACCTCCAGCggtgtattcaatatttttattcttcatCAATT
This region includes:
- the LOC132947867 gene encoding uncharacterized protein LOC132947867; its protein translation is MGDSSILKPGSIVGFCNPLLDMTVVGDQNLLDKYDLKNNNAILAEEKHMPLYEELMKNKNIEYTAGGSAQNSLRVAQWTLEKPNITVFFGAVGKDKYSEILKLKANSEGVDVKYQYSSEKPTGTCAVIVTNNGKDRSLCANLSAAETFTEGHLDVPENKAIVENAKFYLVTGFFLQVNVKAVQRIAKIAFERKCPFLFNMSAPFIYQFYMDSVMSIFRYVTIVVGNDEEAKAFSDGQKWNLTNIEEIACKLSTFDIENDGHRLVIITQGEKPVLVAKDGVITQYPVPKIPISNIVDSNGAGDAFIGGFISKYILEYPIKTCIEAGINAGSYIIQQPGMTKGDSFKI
- the LOC132947866 gene encoding nucleoporin ndc-1-like, translated to MTSNSNIFLARTFKSTLSSLLFTYVIAFLLSLRSILSFTFNLYSLLYVPAVFLAVLLFIITSSRRYVRTDLPCTNRFSKIVKGLSIQTVLPAALISVSAWFLSSINPFCQDEKIWILLNVGCALAGVLFHYENVYFEQDFHFPIIQTTKYSMFMSKLSEILFKSLKKSFLYLFFIFIPLYVIEPKLCSNVYFFMILWFSISLVLHLFYSFEHIIFLNMTERVVFPIVTINQDNNCLLNALNVDNKIIKSLALYDLYQATIKDAERRKEIFSLSFAGSVPQSWKTIFNYCINNIKSTIGDMKNLVNHVPLKLISRRNITNARLIHINGSVISKPSEENVNQHSIFLYFFEKFWLYNYFFGPLDKDKLLEEFEATVWCCYILSNLAVVSLKEDEYGIVREQLGQIVSTILDLKNQLDVQQRNFNNRNTKKIEYLKTHVKTCAVMLALNFGMYANDIGLDETQLHSFKKIIIQLNNC